One genomic segment of Cydia splendana chromosome 5, ilCydSple1.2, whole genome shotgun sequence includes these proteins:
- the LOC134790856 gene encoding mannose-P-dolichol utilization defect 1 protein homolog yields the protein MAEFLKGLLLSVLSEYCYNEYFNNYNFLDVPCFKSTLSKGLGIGIIAGSILVKVPQILKILGSKSAKGINVYGVYLELFAITANFAYSYVMSFPFSAWGEGTFLAIQTAIIAALVLHYGGSTGGATMFLATYAGLVSVLVSGYTPTDMLWNMQAINVPIILIAKSIQVITNYKNGSTGQLSAVTVFLLFGGSVARIFTSIQETGDSIIILTYCVSTAANAALVLQLLWYWNVDKPTKSKGKKKRKTT from the exons ATGGCGGAGTTTTTAAAAGGACTTCTGCTCTCCGTTTTATCGGAATACTGTTACAATGAATATTTTAACAACTACAACTTTCTCGATG TTCCCTGTTTTAAGAGTACATTGAGCAAAGGATTAGGTATTGGAATTATAGCGGGTTCCATTCTGGTAAAGGTGCCGCAAATCTTGAAGATTCTTGGAAGTAAAAGTGCAAAGGGCATTAATGTCTATGGAGTGTATTTGGAGCTCTTTGCCATCACTGCTAACTTTGCTTACAGTTATGTTATGAGTTTTCCATTTAG tgcctGGGGTGAAGGGACATTCTTAGCAATTCAAACTGCAATAATTGCAGCTTTAGTATTGCATTATGGAGGTTCCACAGGAGGGGCTACAATGTTCCTTGCAACATATGCAGGCCTAGTATCAGTACTAGTCAGTGGCTACACTCCAACAGACATGCTGTGGAATATGCAAGCCATTAATGTTCCTATTATTCTTATTGCTAAG TCAATTCAAGTAATCACTAACTACAAAAACGGCAGCACAGGCCAGCTATCAGCTGTTACCGTGTTTCTTCTGTTTGGTGGCTCCGTCGCCAGAATATTCACATCCATTCAAGAGACTGGGGACTCCATAATCATACTAACATACTGTGTGTCTACTGCGGCGAATGCTGCCCTGGTACTCCAACTGCTCTGGTACTGGAATGTTGACAAACCCACTAAGAGCAAGGGAAAGAAGAAGAGAAAGACCACATAA